From the genome of Solanum stenotomum isolate F172 chromosome 5, ASM1918654v1, whole genome shotgun sequence:
ACTCAAAACTACAGTATTATTGATATGCACATCTACTGTACAGGAAATAAGTATCAAAACTCTTAACAAAAACCACTCAGGATACTATTGTTTTTCATGTTGCATTGTTGCACTCATTGCAGGAAACAAACGGTCGAGGAAAAAAAGCACACTTGACTTGCCTAGACTCTCAGCGGGCACCAGCAGATTTTGGTCTTGGTACACATCCTATTACAATTTTGGTGTTTCTTTTTCAAGGAAGCAGATGCACTGAATTTGCCCAGGAATTAGTTGTTAGCAGTGAATGCACTTCCATCCACATAGAGCTTGCAGCAAGTGAATTTTAAGAAGCCCGTAGGGCAGAGGTTGGAGGGGAGGGAGAGACTTCAGCTATTCATGAGTAACTTGTTTCATTGAGTAAAGAGAGTCTGTGCCATCCAAAAGACAAACATACTCAGAAACAAGAACTAATTTACTTTAGATGAACAAccaaacaaaacaaagaaaaaagagataGTTGCACCATCCCAATGGCAGAAGTTCATTCACTGTATTCTTGTCCCTCCAAATTAGACGAGAACAGTAAAATAACGACAGAAGTCAGAACACACTAACAATCATGATTTTTCGTCATTATTATTCTCTGCTTATTTTTTCACAAAATATCACAATGATTAAACAACATAAACCATTGAGCACATTCAAGACTACACAATTCATGGTAAAAGCTAGCATACAATTCAAGTCTTTCAAAAGTGCTTTTCAAATTGATTAGCCAAACACAAACGGTCTCTCACCAAAAATACTTTTTGTAAAAGCACTTCCGTAAatcaaaataagttgatttcAGAAGCTTAGCCATGCTATATATCAGGTAGGTAAGATTATGGCAAGAGAAGGCTACCTATACAAGCTTAGTCAActaaaaacattatatttactctacattcttttgtttttgggaGCAAGGTCATTTTACTCCACCCTCTTTACATGGGAAAGAGTAACCCAGAGACCTCTTAATTCTCTATCTCATTTTCAGTTCCTTTATCTGAACTACTTGCGAATTGGAGGCAGTTGTGGAGTAGAATCAACTTATGGTTACAGAGACCTATTATCCAATTCGCAACATGGGAACAACACATGGAATGGGTGATAAAGAATGCAAAGGGAAGAACAATGAGAGCTCAAGCTTTTAAAATTGTATACACTGAATGTGTCTATGCCATATGGTTAGAGTGGAACCAGCGAGTCTTTGAGAAGAAGCCAGAGATTATGAAGTCATTGCCAGAGAGATAGCCTATATGTGTAGTGTTAGAGCACAGTTTCTACGCAACTTATTATTCTAGCTAAAGATTTGTTGAACTCTACACATATATGCTATCTCTCTGGCAATGACTTCATAATCTCTGGCTTTCTTCTCAAAGACTAGCTGGTTCCGCTCTAACCATATGGCATAGACACATTTAGTGTGTACAATTTTAAAAGCTTGAGCTCTCATTGTTCTTCCCTTTGCACTCTTTATCACCCACTCCATGTGTTGTTCCCATGTTGCGAATTGGAAAATAAGTCTCTACAACCATAATAGGATACTAAATTGACAAGTTGAACACATTAGACACGGAACTTTAAAgacaaggaaaagaaataacTTCTAAGCTTGTCATCTTTCCTCCTATAAATTCAAGAGATAATGACCCCACATGGAATTGAAACTGAGAATGTATTATGCCAGTTCATGCTAGAGCCCAACATGGTACAAGGAACGAGAGTGGAGAGCTTAGGAAAGAACTAAGGCAATTCAGAGAAACAGTAGCTAGTAGATATTCGCAAACAAAGAATGGTGGTGTTGACTATCTGATGTGGTAATGAGATCACATCTTCTCTTTCGGAAAAGCATAAAACTTGTAATAGACAAGGAAAAAATATAGTCAAGGATGAGGTGGTCCAGACAGGACAAAAACAATTAGCACTTGGGATGATATTTCACTAACAAGATGTCAATCAACACTTAGAGGGTCAATAGAATGTATATGCACAGTCGCTCATCTAATGATCAAAGCTAAAAGGCAGTGGCGATTAAAGTAACACAGCATAACAAGAGGCCGTTATGGAGATAGGATTCTCTGTGTGGGGAGAGTCGAGTCAAATTCCTGTCAAGAGCTTCCATGTATAATATGCTTCTTTCAATTACTAGTTGCTTGCTACAATCCAACTGAAAATAAGAGGCATTAGACAATGCATCCAGAATTAGATTGACACTTCTCCAGACAGGCTTTGTTTATTTACAGCAAAGATCTCCCATTACATATGCATAAAGAGATCATAGGAAGTATATTAACTCTACATGTTTATTTGTTCCTTCCCAAGTTCACATATACAAAGAGCAAAGCAGCTACATTCTGTTTTCAGCAGGATAAAATAGGTGAATAGAAATGCATAAATGGTCAGATTTTTAATATTGCATTCAACAAAGCAAATGAAACTATAAAGTAAGGTCAGGGATTGGATAAGCAACAGAGAGGGTTTCGGCATATGATGTCTCAAACAGACATGATAGACATACATAAGAACTCCTGATCATTCATACAAGCATGTACATAAAAAGATCAAAGATATTGCAAGACTTCAGAGGCATATTTACAAGAAAGAGAACATGTGGGATTTTCAGGATTTCTGTCCTCTCGTTAATGAGATAAAAGGCAAGAATGGCAATCTTCGGcgtaaaaggaaaagaataaaacatgAACAATCAAAAAGGATTTAAACttatctacaaaaaaaaaaaagaaaaaaaaacaaaagaaagaaaggaaggaGGGTCAGCAGTTTCACTTCTGTCCACATGAGTTGAAAGgtaaataaatgaaagaaagaaagaggatTCAAATCTGAACTTCTTCTCCTTGAGGTACCGTCCTTGTCCAGAGAAGATTGATTCTTTAAAATCAACTGGTAAAGTAGCAAGCTCTAAGAGGCTGGAATGTAAACGAAGCACACTTTCTCGATCGTGTTCTAGACTGCGAAATATCCTTAGAGATGATATTGACTTATCTTGGACGAGAGTTACAGAAGGGTGACAAAAAGGGCATTTTGGCAGCCAAAATTCAGACACAAAAGACAATTGTCACTTTTTGGAtggtaaaaattattttaagcttccaattttaaaatactaaGCCACATTTACAACTTCTAATTCGTTCTCAGACAACTAAGAAAACATGGAAACAGTCCTTACTCCTTTGGTGCTCCCAATCAACCTTCAATCCATTCCTTACACTtcgtttggatggttgttacggATTTTTTCATAACGTATCAAattgtgttgttgtgttgtATTGTATCGTTTGGTATTGTTTTAATGGATACAACATTTGGACAGATTGTATCATTCTCCATCCTTACATGTCATACATAATCTACAAGAAAAATAGGGTAATGACGTGATCACACCAAATTGGTCATTGACTTCTCGTCGTTACCCAACGGATTTAACAATACGACAcgataaaatttaagtaacagTCATAAAAAACATTGTCTTTAAACTCAAACAAACCCCCAAACCTACTAATTGAAAAGGATGAATAGACAAACAAATCATCAAGCATGCCTTCAACCTAAGAAAGAGGGTTGAATTAGCCAAATTCCCTtataaatgaaatgaaatttataaaaagtgGATATAGAGAGTTCATCTAATCGATCCAAAGTGATTCAGGCATATTGTAAATGTAACCGAGCATAGtacaaaaactcaattttttttaaaaaaaaagagttactCTGGCGCATTAGTCTTCCCATTTAACCTCCGTGTTTATAAAAactaggcataatacataaacgtgtATTTTAACTTGGATTCAGTAGCTCACATCTATGCCTCTAATTTTGGGTGTGCATAAGTAGGCAAAGATGAACACACACTATACACTCGGATCAATTTGTATTATGCCATATATGGACATATGtttctacttgttcaacttcaCATGAATTTAAGTGTTTTCCAGCTAAGACTAGGcaagtttatgtattatgcctaaaaacaaaacaagatcGAACAAAAACTGCGAGAAATTCAAGTTTCTAAAACGAACCTAAAATGAAATTgtcatcatcatcaatttctCTTAACCTCCGGAACAGCAGCAACATCATCAGATGACGAAGACGACGATGAAGAAGCATTTTTAGCATCCGACTCTTCGTGCTTAAAAGAGGGCAAAGGATTAGAGCCTTTGATAATCCAACCAAGGGCGTAAAATGAAAGCCCAGCTAAAATTGCAGTTCCCCAAGCGTGGGAATACCATTTGCTGTACTGCTTGATAGCGAATCTCCATTGCTCTCTCAGTGTCGCGGCGTCTGGGTTCGTACGATCCGGCGGGTTTGGAAAGTGTGGAGCACCGGTAAATCCACCGTTAGATGATCTGCCGGAGATTTTAGGTGGATTTGTTGACGGCGGTGAAGAGAAGTTCTCGGTGGGTTTAGGTTTTTGATGGTCAGCCATGGTAGAAGCTTAAGGAAGAGGTGATAGAATCAAACTAATCCAAATACTATATATTTATTGGTTTTGACATTTGATTCGGTTCTTCGGTAATTaatcatacacaaaaataaattagtttgcAAGTAAATACTTCGTCTTAATTTATGTAGCATctttcaaattttgagatttaaataaATCTATTAATAATGAGATAGTTCAATCTAAATTAgttattgttatttctcaaaGCAAGTATGCCTTAGACATTTTTTTAGGAGACAAGAATGACCGGATGTAGACCTATTGACACTCCTATGGATTTGTATGTTAAATTTCTTCCCGACAGAGAAAGTCACTTACTATTCATGAAAGATATAGACGGTTGgttggaaagttgaattattTCACAGTGACTAGACCTGACATCATTTTTCCTGTgagtgttgtaagtcagtttatgaTTTCCCTTGTGATTATGGGTGTGTATCAATCGATTCGGTTCAATTTTAAGTATTATCGATTCAGTTTAtcgttttttctatttttaaatatgctaaaacaataaccaaaccaataagatatttgttatcAATTTTTTGTCTTTAACGGTTAGATTTTcagtttaaccaataagaaaatgatttcaaaCCAAATATATGACTTGTCCAACAATTTTGACAcgaaataaaaaagagataaatCAAATTACTCATTGAGTGGAAAATTTCTGTTTAGTGTAGTAAAAGTATAACAAATACTCACAATTTACAATCCTAGTCATTGTCTAACCCTTGCCGTCGTTGTTTCAAACCCTACCCATAGTCGTTCGTAGTTCTTTAGGTTTTGACGTTGTGAAcctaaagactaaagtaataCTAATACCTAAAGGGTAAATGCAGATAACTGAGTTAAATAGTGTTAATTGTGTAGGGTCCTTATAGTTGTAGTCTAATAtagttattatattaatattttttgtttgatatttatgtataactaaaaatttaaaatagtaaacaattatattcttaatgggttatTGGTTAACCCAAtacccaatattaaaaaaatcaatatgaaACCGATAATCTAATAATGTTTTTATAAAACCAATAAATAAacgttaacccaataacaataaacgAATAACACTTTTTCAGTTCAATTTATCGGTCGATTCGATTTTTGCACACCCTATTTATGATAGTCATTGGGATCATTGTCAGTGATAACAATATCAACATaaacaatcaaataaatacATCGATTTGATGCAGAATGCCGATAAAAATACAGAGGTGATCATCTCCATTACGAGTCATGTCAAAATGTTGAATTACTGTGTTGAACTTCTCAAATCAGGCTCGAGAAGAATGTTTCAGACCATATAGTGCTTACGTgagggtgcacgtgcacccattaacttcgaaaaaaattatgtatatatatgtgtatatatagcTTAAATAGGTGATATATTTTATTAGGCTTTATTTGATACTAAAGTTAATTTTCAACCTTTGGTTCATTTTTAGGTGATGGAACTGGGTTCGAATCCCacttactatatttttttttgttattttttcgtAAAAAGATTGGATAAAAATAAGGGGCTGATAGTTTCAAACTTGCGACCTCATGGTGCTAAGTAAAGTTAAAAACCAACACTTCACAAAGTAAACTTTATCTACTATGGTTATTTAACTTGAATTTATAAGTTATTACAttagttttatatttctatgtttaataaaaatatatagcaCATGAATCGATATTGGGCGACATGTTTTAACTAACGTGCAGTAGTTATTGATAGGTACACTTATCGTCTTCAAATCCTAGATTCGCCTCTGGTCACATAATACTTGTAGAATATCATTTAAGATGCAaattgccacataaaatgacatagttatttaactttataaaaATTCAGGGCATAAATGTAAGCTACGGTCAagttaaaaagtatatttatgtattaggATATaattaactataaaaaatatgtatataatttattggTTCACTTCaacttttttcaataaaatcaaaatcaaatcaaatattatcgatttttaaaactataaagcCAATAAAATCTATTTGTTTAGTAAGTTTGAATCCATTGAACACCCCCAAGCAAAATGTTATTATACATACTAATATTTGACGTTTAGATATGATTGCTTgccaaatatttttctctctgtTAATGTATATAGAATAAGTGACTATTAGCAGTAAAAGGTTTCCATGACAGAAATCACTTAGTAGTAGAAACAAGAAACCAACatctaaaaatagaaatatgaaAGAACTAAAACAACCAACCTTAACATACTTAATGAAAGAAACATAAAAGCATTTTTATGTAGTTAACATATTAATGCTCTCGTGTAACTTATAAAGTTGTTGTCACGTGGCTACTAAAATGCTATAGACTTACAGGTTCGAGCTGTGGAAACAGTCACGGTAGACATTGTAGCTTCTGTACAAGAGCATCAATGTAAGAATCCTCAAGTCCTTTACTCAACAAACTACTAGGAGGCTACAGTCTTACATGTTCGAGTTGTGGAAACAGTCTCTTGCAATCAGAGTAGACATTGTAGCTTCTGCACAAGAGCATCAATGTAAGAATCTTCAAGCCCTTTACCCAACAAGAACTCTCTCCACTTTGCGCGATTCGCTCTTATTTTACGCCCCTCTTCACTCTCATCATTCATTACCATTTTGATTGCCTTACAAACTCCATCTTTAGTGAAAGATCcattttcttcatttctctCAACTTCCACTCCAGCTTTCAAGTCTCCACCAAACAATCTTGAATTTATGAATTGATCACCAAAATTTGGTACTAAAACC
Proteins encoded in this window:
- the LOC125865391 gene encoding uncharacterized protein LOC125865391, coding for MADHQKPKPTENFSSPPSTNPPKISGRSSNGGFTGAPHFPNPPDRTNPDAATLREQWRFAIKQYSKWYSHAWGTAILAGLSFYALGWIIKGSNPLPSFKHEESDAKNASSSSSSSSDDVAAVPEVKRN